The genomic segment NNNNNNNNNNNNNNNNNNNNNNNNNNNNNNNNNNNNNNNNNNNNNNNNNNNNNNNNNNNNNNNNNNNNNNNNNNNNNNNNNNNNNNNNNNNNNNNNNNNNNNNNNNNNNNNNNNNNNNNNNNNNNNNNNNNNNNNNNNNNNNNNNNNNNNNNNNNNNNNNNNNNNNNNNNNNNNNNNNNNNNNNNNNNNNNNNNNNNNNNNNNNNNNNNNNNNNNNNNNNNNNNNNNNNNNNNNNNNNNNNNNNNNNNNNNNNNNNNNNNNNNNNNNNNNNNNNNNNNNNNNNNNNNNNNNNNNNNNNNNNNNNNNNNNNNNNNNNNNNNNNNNNNNNNNNNNNNNNNNNNNNNNNNNNNNNNNNNNNNNNNNNNNNNNNNNNNNNNNNNNNNNNNNNNNNNNNNNNNNNNNNNNNNNNNNNNNNNNNNNNNNNNNNNNNNNNNNNNNNNNNNNNNNNNNNNNNNNNNNNNNNNNNNNNNNNNNNNNNNNctagtttctctctgatcaattggaactaggttcgagacatttccacacccaaaaggtgttcgatgaaatgtctgaccaactagtgccagagacttacgttcctagcctaagagattagttgtctaggatatttgttgacatgaatgaacttgtcTGTCATGCCTGCCCGACCACGTTtatctagcgagagctaggtatggaagtggttgagtctgagtagcttttaccaagagattggattagctaagttgtgatattcattgtttagggatagattgcttgtggcatgttaaacactctgtagactaggatactccaccgacatcaattactcccatccttaggacttttatctttctgatttttattacattcccgaGACTATTTCGTTCCTCGTTTTCTtgtagttcatgcttagactcgtttaagTTTCTATTCATTtccgcttcttgtcatgcaatCTCGTTTTTAGTTCTGTaactcattttcgttttgcattttgaccattctagcattgttagacaaacactcttcttgaattggcttgacttgtaattgcttgattgcatcttgattgttagcaacatcccatttggattgacaccttaagtactacaactacataaggttaattgaacctactaggatatacaaaaatcctagtatcaacttggcgccgttgccatttgggcttctttttgctacatttaagatttcaagttttgcaagattaagttctgttacacaaTCAATCTGAGTActaacttgttttggttgtctgcttgtttgtttttcattgttgcaacagatttatttttttcgttaaaATCTGTCGTAAAGTGACAGATTTTTAAGCGGGAAAATAATTACTAGTTTGACGTCTAGTTCTAACAGAGTTGTTTCAGGTTACGATAGACTTTTTAATGTAACGAAAAATCTTATGTTTAATAACAGacttcttaaattttttaaaaaattgctaaaatgacttgtattaaaaaaaccatatgttatgacagatttatttaagttatgacagttttgtttttgggtatAAAAAAACTGCTGTTTGATAATAGATTTATTAGATATAACTACAGTGACAAGAAATTTGTATAATGTTACGACAGAtttgtatatttaatataatgatgACAGATTTGAATATTGGATATAAACAATTTCTAGGGTTCATACTTAGCCTAGATTTTACAGCTTTCCAGCAATTACTTAGTCAGGAAGTAACATGCATAACTCCTCGAGTTTAACTCCTATTGAAACTCTGTCAGTTACTATGGATTCTTGGCTTGTTGGAGATCACGCCGGTCTCTTCAGCTTGCTGGAATGGTCTTAGCTCCTGCGTTGAAGAGCCCTAAAAGTTGGTTCTCCCACACTGCCTTTATCTCCAATttcctttcactttctttctcttcttcacctttATTCACTCCGGCTTTGTTCTTCCACCCCCATCGAGGCCACAGCCATGGAGTGACTAAACAGAGCCATTGGTAGTCCACCACCTCCTCAACAACTCGTTCTTTATATCCTCCCCGCAACTCGTTCTTTCTCTCCTCCCCACATCTAGTTCTCTTTTCTGATAACAACACAGCCACAACACAACAACGCTGGCTATGGAACTCAGATTGCTTCTCCTATTTTCTTTTCTCGGATCTGTCTTGAATTGGCCCACCTCCAAAGAAACTGGCCACAACCATAACATGACTAATTAGATCCACCATTGGTTTTCACCACCCCCAACGTCTTGTTCCTCCTCATCtcttttagtattattttttttccttattttacattatagattttctgttttttttttaatttgtttttttctgattttaattaaaaagtattaaaattagaaatttaagggcttttagtttttttacataaaatttgtgTCATTCTAGTAAAAGAGTAGAAAGGAatgttaatctagcaattaattaccaaatttgtgtcaaactagTCTATTTTcactataatatattatatctatacaCAATTATTTTCATATGCAAATATACCTCTTCATACGTTAAAAGGTTGTAACATTAAAGAGTTCCTAATTATAATAAAGTTAATTctttaagagaaaaaagagtTATCAGACTACAATTgagttatttttgaaaatatcttttttatatgtcatttttgaaaaatacattttcatgttgtccattttcaaaaatatttctttttaatataaaaaatgactaaattctaaatcccAAATACTAAACATTATCCTCTTAAAACTATACTTAAAACAATactctatatatacaataaagaacccaaacttttaaaaaaattataaaaattaatttaatatattgtaattgtcTAAAAtaggataaaaataaaaacattcaaaaaatgTAGTTTTTAATAGAAGTATCTCAAAATgaacatttataaaaaattctCATTAAAATAGCAGTAACACTTTATGATgcattattataattaataacagCTCCGAGTTAGCCTCCCAGCCTTTAATTTGTCCAAGTTTCTAACAAACAGTTTTctggttataacttataactgaAGTCCAAATTGTTTTCTTAGTAATTAACTTTGTAATGGAGATTAGTTAGTCAGTTTAATTACGTTTTGTTATTCAACGAAAAATTAGACATTATTAATGAGGACACAGCTTTGCTTTAATTTTCCACACGTAACTTTTTACAAAGAATTAAAGAATTTGTTCTTTTCAGCATTTAGGTTCTTGAAGAACTCTCAGCTTCAACTTGATCAAAGGTGATGAGAGTTCTTTCTTTGGTTACAAAATCTAAACACATACATTgatatctaatatttttatttttattttgtagacaGATACAAAAATGGACCGGGAAACAAAATCAGGATATGAACCGGACCGGATTCCACCTTCGGTTTTCGCATCTACGATAACTCCTAAACAAGATTGGAGTGTACAATCGAATGAATCTTTGTTCAGTATTCACATGGGAGACCAAAGTTTCTCCACAATGTATAAATCTGGAGAACTCACCAATTTCGAATATTCTGCTTCctatatcaacaacaacaactacaacaacaacaacatcgaTCACAAAATCACTTCCACAGACGCTCGACCAAGAGAAATCATACCAAAAACCGCTCCTAAACAAGATGAACCTCAACAAATTCCGGTTTCTCCGGCCAAATCTTATCGGTCCGACACCAGTAATAACAGCGCAGCTTCATTCGCATTTCCCACGTAAGTTGTTGTTCAATCCTCCATACCGGTTTACTTAGTCAGAACCA from the Camelina sativa cultivar DH55 chromosome 12, Cs, whole genome shotgun sequence genome contains:
- the LOC104734022 gene encoding uncharacterized protein LOC104734022, giving the protein MDRETKSGYEPDRIPPSVFASTITPKQDWSVQSNESLFSIHMGDQSFSTMYKSGELTNFEYSASYINNNNYNNNNIDHKITSTDARPREIIPKTAPKQDEPQQIPVSPAKSYRSDTSNNSAASFAFPTLPEYQQDRKKSLNVKSESGKTDISRPDSKSGLYPDGSKPGNGGGWLSCFFCFPVKN